A segment of the Ipomoea triloba cultivar NCNSP0323 chromosome 1, ASM357664v1 genome:
AGTAAACTTCATGTGGATTTTGAGGAGACTGTCTCTTCACTTAAGGCAAAAGCGTCAAAAAAGTTAGGTTGGTAGTATCTTAATTTTTAAGTATGTTTGATGCTTTTAGAGTCCACATTTAATTACCTTCCCTTTGCAGATTTTAAACTCACTGAACcagtaaaaatattttatttggggAGGGAGCTTGAAGACCATAAATCTCTTGCTGAACAAAATGTTCAACCGAACTCCTTGCTACATCTTCTTCgctcaaaaatatatttgttgCCTAGGGCACAAAAGCTTCCGGGTGAGAACAAGTCTTTGCGCCCTCCTGGGGCTTTTAAGAAGAAATCTGATCTTTCTGTGAAAGATGGCCATGTTTTCCTGATGGAGTAAGTTTCTCATAGTcctttagtttttatttattggatTGCAAAATTGGATTCTCTGTTCCATGCACATTTTGCTCTCGCAATTAACTTTTTATTGATGACTCGGTTTATTGTTATGGAGTATTTGTCAGCTTTAAGGCCGTAAATTGATGGTAGTTGCttgaaaaaacaatataatatcctacttttttcttttgacaAATATGTTAATATATTCTTCATTTCCCGACCCTCTTCTGTCTGTACATTTTAGTTTTCATATATTGGAGTTAAAGATTGTTATCTGAATATGCAGATACTGTGAGGAGAGGCCTTTGCTCCTAGGAAATGTTGGAATGGGTGCAAGATTATGTACCTACTACCAAAAATCAACTCCAAACGATCAAACAGGTGTATTGATGCGCAATGAAAACAACAGATTGGGGAGTGTCCTCATTCTTGATCCTGCTGATAAATCACCTTTTCTTGGAGACATAAAACCTGGTTGCAGCCAGTCTTCCCTTGAGACTAATATGTACCGAGCACCTATATTTCAGCATAAAGTGTCATCAACAGATTATCTATTGGTCCGCACAGCAAAGGGAAAGCTGTCTATCAGGCGCATTGACAGGATTGATGTTGTTGGACAACAGGTTGTTAATACTCCGTGGTtgccaacttttttttttttttttaaaaatatgtttttccCTGAATGCTTTTACAGGATTGATGTACTGGATGTGTTGACATTGTCCTTTTTCTCCTTAGATTTTgtgtaaatactaaatagtatGTGAATTTTGATCCAATTATCTTCTGcctaattatttatttgtgttatttttttCTTGCTCATAGGAGCCTCACATGGAAGTCATGTCTCCTGGATCAAAAGGAGTCCAGACATACATTATGAACAGACTATCGGTATACATGTACCGTAAATTTCATGCTGATGAGAAGCGTGGTGTGCGCCCTGTTATCCACGCAGATGAGTTGTCTGCACAATTTCCTAGCTTGTCAGAGGCCTTCCTTAGGAAAAGGCTTAGAAATTGTGCTGATATGCAGGTATTATGCTGTCATATTGCTTATTGAGGTGCCATTCTGAGCATTTCTATAATCATCATTTTCCCCCGTAAAGTTATTGATAACAATAGGTTCATTAACTGCCTGTTTTCCAATTAAAAAGTTTTGTCTGAGCTGTATTTTCCCCATCTTCCAATTTGTACTTGCATTTATAAATTATCTATGCGCCCTTCTTTGCTTCATCAGAGAGGATCGAATGGGCAGCTGATTTGGGTTATGAAGAACAGTTTTCGCATTCCATCAGAGGAGGAGTTACGGAGGATGGTGACACCTGAAAATGTGAGTATATGACATTGTCTTTGAAGTTCTATCCTTTGAGTGTTTTGTAATGTCTACTTAAGTAATAGCGTCTTAGCTTCTTTTAATGTTTGATGCAACAGGATTGATTTAAAATACTCTCTAAATTGTCCTCTTTAATATATTGTGATGTCCAACCAAATTTGTTCCACTCAATAAATTCACCAACATTTATAACTTCATTACCCAAAATACTGTCAgtaaaatattgaaattataaaatattgattaCTAACATTTAACAATGTGggcaaattttgaaatatatcaCTTAGTCAttgcattaaatatatttttccggCAGAAACtagtgtttaaaatttttttttaaaaataaaagtatatttaatattattataaataattttatattctaaataaaataattaaaatgtttaataatacaattctactcattttctagaaaatgaacaaaacacaccaagacagtttttcagaatgcaaccaaacactgaaaatgaaactattttctggaaaatgactgattttccaaaagtcattttcttggtttccaaacacaccctaattttGAGGACTTGTagttcattttgatataattctGTCTTTCCTCCCCATCCCCCTTCTCACACTTAATTAGATCTTTTTAAAGGACAGATACATTTTATAGATTGTGTGTTTCTCCATTATGCAAGGTCTGTGCATATGAAAGCATGCAGGCTGGCCTTTACAGGCTCAAGCGCCTAGGTATTACCCGGCTAACTCAACCTACAGGCCTTTCCTCTGCAATGAATCAGCTTCCAGATGAAGCAATTGCCTTAGCTGCTGCTTCACATATTGAGAGGGAACTGCAGATAACACCTTGGAACTTGAGTAGCAACTTCGTTGCCTGTACAAACCAGGTATCTTAGATTTTATACTTATTAGCCGTCTTTGTAAAGCATTTTCTGCtgctataatattttacttatattttgttttgtattagtTGCTTTGGATTAGTGAACCGGTAAATGATGTGGACTATGGAGTTTTATTGTGACTCTCTGTAGTGTATGCATAGATATCTGGGTCCTGGAGTTCTTTTCACtttttgtatgtatatactccctccgtcccattttgtgtctgattcggttaactaGACttgacttgactgaagttatttacaaatcatttttttgtaatatttaatttagtattaatatataaaatttatatatttagaaaccacatcaaaagtattattaaataaaaaaaaaaaccaaatgtagattgaccaatgaatagtaaatatgagtatatgacatgtaaaatgggacagagggagtatatatCATCTGCAACTCTTTTTcataatgttttgttttgttttaagttcattttatgTCAATATGAGGGAATTGGCATCTTAGAGACCCGTAGGAATGATAGGATCTTTTTTCtcttgaaaataataattatagttgAAAATTTCTACTCTCTGGTAGGGGTGGTAACTTTTATGCTTTAATTCTTCTTCTTGTTAGATATTGATGTTCTGTTCATGAAATTCTTGTATAGGACAGAGGTAATATTGAACGTTTGGAAATTACCGGGGTTGGAGATCCTTCTGGACGAGGATTAGGTTTCAGTTATGTCCGCACTACTCCAAAGGCACCCGTATCAAATGCGGTGACAAAGAAAAAAGCAGCTCTTGCTAAAGGGACAACTGTTACTGGAACGGATGCTGATCTACGCAGACTGAGCATGGAAGCTGCACGTGAGGTGTGTCCATTTGGCTTTAATATCAAAGAAGACCCAACTGTGAACTGTCTATCTATGTAGTGTCAAATTAGGATTCTTCATGCTTTGCGCTAATGAAAGTTTTTTTAACGTTTAAGGTCCTCCTTAAGTTCAATGTTCCAGAGGACCAGATCGCTAAACAGACAAGGTGGCACAGAATTGCCATGATTCGGAAACTGTCAAGCGAGCAAGCCGCTTCGGGTGTAAAGGTTGATGCAACAACAATAAGCAAGTATGCTCGAGGTCAGCGTATGTCCTTTTTGCAATTGCAGCAGCAGACCAGAGAAAAATGTCAGGAGATCTGGGATCGGCAGGTCCAAAATCTTTCTGCAGTTGATGGTGAAGAAATTGAAAGCGATGCCGAAGTAAATAGTGACCTAGATTCCTTTGCTGGAGACCTCGAAAATCTTCTTGACGCAGAGGAATGTGAAGAGGGCGATGAGGGTGCTTGTGACTTAAAGCATGACAAAATAGATGGTGTCAAGGGACTCAAGATGAGAAGGCGCCCATTTCAAGCTCAGCTGGAAGAGGAAATCGAAGACGAGGCCGCTGAAGCTGCAGAACTGTGCAGGATGCTCATGGATGGTATGGAGTATTCTTTAAAATTCTGTTTCTCTTATTTTGTGATTTGTAGTGAAGAAATGAATTGCATTAAAATGGATTTAGTCACAAGTTTTTCCCGAGGAGGTAGTgttggagggggggggggggggggttaataANNNNNNNNNNNNNNNNNNNNNNNNNNNNNNNNNNNNNNNNNNNNNNNNNNNNNNNNNNNNNNNNNNNNNNNNNNNNNNNNNNNNNNNNNNNNNNNNNNNNNNNNNNNNNNNNNNNNNNNNNNNNNNNNNNNNNNNNNNNNNNNNNNNNNNNNNNNNNNNNNNNNNNNNNNNNNNNNNNNNNNNNNNNNNNNNNNNNNNNNNNNNNNNNNNNNNNNNNNNNNNNNNNNNNNNNNNNNNNNNNNNNNNNNNNNNNNNNNNNNNNNNNNNNNNNNNNNNNNNNNNNNNNNNNNNNNNNNNNNNNNNNNNNNNNNNNNNNNNNNNNNNNNNNNNNNNNNNNNNNNNNNNNNNNNNNNNNNNNNNNNNNNNNNNNNNNNNNNNNNNNNNNNNNNNNNNNNNNNNNNNNNNNNNNNNNNNNNNNNNNNNNNNNNNNNNNNNNNNNNNNNNNNNNNNNNNNNNNNNNNNNNNNNNNNNNNNNNNNNNNNNNNNNNNNNNNNNNNNNNNNNNNNNNNNNNNNNNNNNNNNNNNNNNNNNNNNNNNNNNNNNNNNNNNNNNNNNNNNNNNNNNNNNNNNNNNNNNNNNNNNNNNNNNNNNNNNNNNNNNNNNNNNNNNNNNNNNNNNNNNNNNNNNNNNNNNNNNNNNNNNNNNNNNNNNNNNNNNNNNNNNNNNNNNNNNNNNNNNNNNNNNNNNNNNNNNNNNNNNNNNNNNNNNNNNNNNNNNNNNNNNNNNNNNNNNNNNNNNNNNNNNNNNNNNNNNNNNNNNNNNNNNNNNNNNNNNNNNNNNNNNNNNNNNNNNNNNNNNNNNNNNNNNNNNNNNNNNNNNNNNNNNNNNNNNNNNNNNNNNNNNNNNNNNNNNNNNNNNNNNNNNNgggggggggggggggggggggggggggggggggggggggggggggggggggggggggggggggggggggggggggggggggggggggggggggggggggggggggctcaAAAATGAAAACGAAGTATTGGCTAATTAAAATAAGTGCATTTTTGTAGGACATTTCTAGTCATTCCGTTTCATTTACCATCTTTGATAAATTTCTCCTGTTCCGTGTGATGCAAGCTGGTACCCGTTCTTTTGCAGATGAGGATGCCGAtcgaaagaagaagaaaaaggaaaaatctgTAGGGGAGCGAGTTGGGGCTCCAGAGGCACAACCACGGTTTGTTATGGAAAATACTGAACGTGGAAAGAAAACCACTGTGACTACTAAAGCAGTCATCAAACCTGATGTGTTGAATGCATTTAAGGAGGATATAGCTGGGGATCAGAGTGAGgtgcaaaaaacaaaaagaaaaaaaaaaaagcaattctGTATTTCCGATTAGAGGATTTTAAACAAAATGTTGTTAAAAGAATGATCGgacattttcttattttgataTTCTGGATGCAGGGCGATGGTTTAGCTGCGAAAAGGAGCTTTTCTAGCAAGGtaaaaccaaagaaaaaaacCGATGTTGCTGAGATGGGATTACtcaaaaagaaagttaaaataCTGGCTGATGGAATTCAGGTAAATATGTCCGAGATTTGTGTGTATCTTTTTTCTTGTTTGTGGTCACACTGGGGAGAGTCCTAAAATCGTTGATATAACCCAGCTCTCGGGTGCCATATTTTGTTGCATAGTTCTTTCTAAAACCCGACACTTGATCATCCAATTGCTCGTTTCAACTTACCGTTGATTTTACATGGGATGACgatataatttgaataattttccCTGGAATAGAACGTCAAGGAGAAAAAGTCAGCACGAGAGAGTTTCGTCTGTGGAGCTTGTGGTCAGGTATATATCCTAAACGCGAAATTTGTGTATTTATTAAGGTGCCAAATTTCTCGGTTCGCTAATGTTGTTATATATTATCAGCTTGGCCATATGAGAACTAACAAGCATTGTCCCAAGTATGGGGAAGATGTGGAACCACGACCCGAAAATGCGGATCCAGAAAAGGCGTCAGCAAAAGCTACCTTGTCAGAGCACGCAGATCCGCCCCAGCAGAAGCCCCCGATGAAGAAGATCGTACAGAGAAGCGCAACAAAGATTGCGGTGGTCGAGACTCAGGAGGACGAAAAGTCTAGCTCAAAGGCTAAAGTTCTGAAGTTCAAATGCGGTTCGACTGACAAATTGCCCGATAAGCCCACCCCCGCCACCTCGCTGAGTTCTGATAAACCGGTAATGTCAGATGGCGAAACCGGGTCCAAGTCTGTCGTGAAGCTCAATAAGTTGAAGTTTTCTAACAGCATGAAATCCGAAGAGACTGCAGTCGAGTCACGCAAACCCTCCATTCTAATAAAACCGTTAGTCGAGGCTGGTGATAAGCCACGCAAGAAGATTGTGATCAAACAATCGAAGGACTCTTCTAACGCTGAGGATGTAAGCCAGGAAGGTAGCAGCGGTTTCGAACataggaaaatgaaaaaaatcgTCGAATTGTCGTATGCTGACATGTATACGGATCAGGGAAGTTATCATTTCTCCGAAGAGGCATCGAGGAGGAAAAGCATGCAGGCTAAGCAGAGGCAATGGGAAGAGGAAGAAAGGCGGAGAAtggtggagagagagagagaagaaaggaGGATGTATGAGCAACAGAAGGCATTTGAAGAACAAGAGAGATTAGCGGAAATTAGAAGATACGAAGATAGTTTAAGGacagagagagaagaagaagaacgccAAAGggcaaaaaagaagaagaaacaatttCAGCCAAAACCCGAAATCAGAAACGATTACTTGGACGATTTTCCTCCCAGGAAAACTGACAAAAGGATCCTGGATCGAGACAGACCATCAAAACGAAGACCAGATCCCGAGTTGGGGGGAAGGCATGGCTTGGAGTACACGCCATCCACAAAGCGTCGAAGACTGGGAGAGGTTAGTACTTAATTGTTTCTTAATTATTCCCGATATTCTGACACCAATCATTTATGAGTGATTATTACCCAAGAATTGACAAGCGAATGAGTTTGGGTAAGATGCAATACATTAATAGTATCCTGCCAAATTTGATTGCAGGTCGGCTTGTCAAATATCTTAGAGGGGATCGTCGAGACTTTGAAGGGAAGGAAGGAGGTATCGTTTCTCTTCTTGAAACCAGTGACCAAGAAAGAGGCTCCAGACTACCACAAATATGTAAAGCGCCCCATGGATCTCTCCACGATTCGGGAGAAGGCAAGGAAGTTGGAGTACAAAAACCGCGACCAGTTCAGGCATGACATGGCGCAAATCGCCATCAATGCACACCTGTACAACGATAATCGCAATCCAGGTATTCCTCCCCTCGCAGATCAGCTTCTGGAGATCTGCGACTTCCTGTTGGTGGAAAACGACGCCTTATTGTCAGAAGCAGAAGCCAGTATGGATACTTAGAGTCTAACTTCATTAACGCTCTCCCCTCTGATCCCTAGTCCCATTTTGCAAGGACATGTttttcaccccccccccccccccccNNNNNNNNNNNNNNNNNNNNNNNNNNNNNNNNNNNNNNNNNNNNNNNNNNNNNNNNNNNNNNNNNNNNNNNNNNNNNNNNNNNNNNNNNNNNNNNNNNNNNNNNNNNNNNNNNNNNNNNNNNNNNNNNNNNNNNNNNNNNNNNNNNNNNNNNNNNNNNNNNNNNNNNNNNNNNNNNNNNNNNNNNNNNNNNNNNNNNNNNNNNNNNNNNNNNNNNNNNNNNNNNNNNNNNNNNNNNNNNNNNNNNNNNNNNNNNNNNNNNNNNNNNNNNNNNNNNNNNNNNNNNNNNNNNNNNNNNNNNNNNNNNNNNNNNNNNNNNNNNNNNNNNNNNNNNNNNNNNNNNNNNNNNNNNNNNNNNNNNNNNNNNNNNNNNNNNNNNNNNNNNNNNNNNNNNNNNNNNNNNNNNNNNNNNNNNNNNNNNNNNNNNNNNNNNNNNNNNNNNNNNNNNNNNNNNNNNNNNNNNNNNNNNNNNNNNNNNNNNNNNNNNNNNNNNNNNNNNNNNNNNNNNNNNNNNNNNNNNNNNNNNNNNNNNNNNNNNNNNNNNNNNNNNNNNNNNNNNNNNNNNNNNNNNNNNNNNNNNNNNNNNNNNNNNNNNNNNNNNNNNNNNNNNNNNNNNNNNNNNNNNNNNNNNNNNNNNNNNNNNNNNNNNNNNNNNNNNNNNNNNNNNNNNNNNNNNNNNNNNNNNNNNNNNNNNNNNNNNNNNNNNNNNNNNNNNNNNNNNNNNNNNNNNNNNNNNNNNNNNNNNNNNNNNNNNNNNNNNNNNNNNNNNNNNNNNNNNNNNNNNNNNNNNNNNNNNNNNNNNNNNNNNNNNNNNNNNNNNNNNNNNNNTTGGGTAGCACGGCTGCTAGCCTGCTACCCTGTGTGTAGTTCATAAAGTGGGGGGGgtttttccccccccccccccccccaaaaaaaatgaaaaggaaaaaaagatatatttaaGAACCTGTCACACAATATTGATAGCTTGTCTGTTGTATAGAATTTCCTCTTAGGCAAAAACGCACTTCTTTCCTATTGATGCTGCACCATGCATGCTCAAACAAAATGTGAAAAGTGTTAAAAGTGATTAGACTGATTGTTCATTTTGAACGACCtaattattcaattttcttttttttttttttttttttgaaattgagggattgaaaggtTTGGCCTGAAAAATACTATGTGTACTCTTACTTTTTACTCTCACACACAAAATCTTGCTGTAAATATTTGTATTGAGATTCACATGAAAAAAGTAGTTTATCAGTAACCCCCACATCAGGGAGTAGGATTTGAGAGTCTATGTAGTAAAACTCGTTTGGTGAGAGCCACTGCTTGCTAATTAGGTAGAAGCGAAATATGTGCGCATTTTGAATGCCAATTAggtgattttgatttttgttgcAACTAAGGgattacaatatattatatccTTTAAATCAACAATTGTATTAAGACTAAAGTTACATAAAATTTAaccatttaaaagaaaatttgcaTGCTTGATAACAACCACGAGCAGAATTATGATACACGAAAATTTTTATGAGTAAGCGTTTTGAAGTAACATGCGGGTCTAACCCCTTTAACCCTTGTTTTGGACGGTTTGGGTGACCCGTGTCCTGTATTTGACACGGCCTGTTTCAACCACATGAACATCCATTAGCCGCCGGACCATTCTTCTTTGAAGCTTCTTCCGTTTTCCTCATTCTTACCTCTCGAAGAACACGTTTAGCCCAATCGGAGAAATGGGTTTCATTGTATCCAATCTTGCCGCCTTTATAGATAGACATGCACCGGCGGTCGTCGTCCGGATAAGGGCAGGGATCGCCGTCGGGGTCGCGCCACGCGCCCTCGTGCTTCATCCCTGACCAGCTCGCAATCCAGTGGTACACCAACTGCCCCACGCCGGCCAGCTTTAACCACCCTTTGGGAAAGAATTCCATCACGCTGCTGTTCTTGTCCATGAAGAACATGTTCGTAAGTTGTGCTCCGTGGGGAGAGATCAAAATGTCTGTTGAACTCATCACCTTCACCTATACGTACagatttttgaatttaattgtTAATGATTCGTGGATGTATACAGTGGAAGTATTGATGTTTCTGTTTCAATAGATTGAAAAAAGTATGTATAGACAAATTGTATTATAATAGAGATAATAGTACTGAAAAAAATGACTCAATCTAATTGTGTTGACCACTTTTGAAAGGTGATGGGTAATCAAATTTGGTAATGtatttcatctcaactaaaaatttaaagtgaTGGTTAGACTCGTTTTGACATTCGTTATCCTAACCCTCTCCAGCTCCAAAAGCCGGGGACCTATAGACCACGGTCAAAACAAGACTTAGGGATAACAATCACACACATTTATATTCTCATAATGCATGAGGTTGAGTCTAATACAAAGTTGAAGTATGTGTTCCGTCATATTCTCAACAAATAATAGTAAAAAACTTTTGTTTGGGTAACTtaaatttccgaccactttgaTCTTGTGATAAAAAAACATTGAGTTTTCTAACCGTAGATCAAAGACGGTGGATAGTAATAGCATTAAGGGATCCTTTTGTATCTTCAAATTGGTTAGGAAGTTGGTCTAAGTGACTATTTTTCATTAtaaacttatgattttcaatCAACCACTTTTGAaccattataaaaaatttaaagttttctaGTGATATATCACATTTGGTGATTGATGCGTAATTGATAATAGCAACAAATAATCTTTGAATTTTTAGAGTGGTTAGAGAGTTAATCAAAAAGACCATATCTAAACTATAAACCTCAAATACTAGTTGAGCTTGAACTTAATTAATGTTTTTGAATATCATACTATAATGTTTATTCCTTGTTGTGAATTAATCAATTCATCAATTCTATtacaaattatgaaaataaatcaatggaaatgtatgcatatatgtatacatacctGTTCACAAAAAGTGAGATTGTTGGAATAAGCAACCATGAATCTGCAACCCTCCACCTTCCGACATTCCTTCTCAAAGATCCCAATCACCGCCGTCTCATTCTTGAAAGACCGGGGACCGGTCCTCATGAACATAGTCATTCCGATGACCGGCAACCGGCCACTGCCGGTGACCTCCGACAGCCTCCCTTCCAAGCTAACGTTGCAGTGCATCCTAGCCTTACACCTCAGCAGATCGTACGTTTCAATCCTCTTGTCCCGCGACATTCCCCCTTCGTTATGCCGCATCACGACCGCGTCCTCAAAACACGCCACGCTGTCGTCGCTATACCCGTCGCCGTCTTCGAAGGTTTCGATGTTCAGCGGCGCGTGGAGCGTGGCCTCCAATAGTGTCGTGAgccaatttgacatttttgccctcagcTCTCCCCAGTGGTATAGGACCCACCTGGCCGGGGATGAGCAGCGGTTTCCGATGTGCCAGGAGATGAAGGGGACGACGGCGGAGAGGCCGTGCCAGATGTTGCCGTAGTCGTAGTGGTTGTAGGAGACGAAGGTGAGGCCGTTGAGGAAGGTGGCGTTGTTTGGGAGCGCGTCGCGCCACGCCAGCGCGTAGGAGTTCCACGCGCCGTCGTGGCGGTCGCGGCCTCTCAGGCATAGAACCCGGCCTTTCGACGCTGTGGATGGGAACCTCTGGTACTGAGCTTCGCCTTCTTCTTGCGTGTCGTCCATGGCGCTCATGAACCACGTGTGCCCTTGCAGCGGCGCGTTGGAATACCGCAGGTCCTTCAACGGTAAGAACGTAACGGAATCCCGGAGTTTCCGGGCCACCGAATCCATGTCCAGAAATTCTCTCGCTCCATTGGGCCCAACACCCTGTCCTGACAAGACAGTGGACGATTCCTTAGTTTCCATAGGCTCAACGCTCTTTCTTGACAAGATAGTGGATGATTCTTTTGTCTCCGTAGGTCCCACATCTTGATCTGACAAGATAGTTGATTCTTTTCCGCAGTTATTATCATCATTGCGGTTAAGattagtggtggtggtgttggagaTGAGGCTTTCCCACCGCCGCATAAAAGCAGGCCACTGCGGCCGTGGGGACGGGGACGAGGACGAGGACGAGGACGGAGTTTGCAAGGACTGGATTTGGAAGAGGATGAGAAGAACGGCGCAAGTGGCGACTAGGTAGATGGAGAGCTTCGGAGAGAAAAAGGTTGTGATCCGATGTTGTTTCATGGTGTTATGATGATGTTTACCGTTAATATTTTGgaaaggaggagaagaagaagaaggtggTGTTCTAGCAGTAGCCATGGATGGCAAGGTTTCATTAATGGAGGATGGGAGATTATGGGGATGTGCCTAATTGAAAAAGTCGGCCAAATTAAAGTATGAATAAGAAATTGTTTCAAAAAGGGCAATGGTGGTGTGACATAGACGAAACAAAAAACAAGAATAATGCACTAAGGAAGGGTCAACCTGCATGCCATCCCTTAGTGCATCTTTCACTGAAATTCAGCTAAAGAAGTTGTAATATATTTACCCATCCACTTTATTTGATATCTAAGAAATGTGGACTGCATGCACTCATTCAATTCCCTGATAGGGTGGTTGAGCACATGAAACTTGAAGCAATCCTTAAGCAACTCATCAAAGATAACATCAAAaattaggttaaaaaaaaaaaaaaaaaactcaaccaAATTGGTCTTACGATTGGTTTGGTAATCATAAGTAATTGTAAGTTTGACTCCTAATAA
Coding sequences within it:
- the LOC116000086 gene encoding transcription initiation factor TFIID subunit 1, which gives rise to MGYESGSASHDGRDEDDDDEYEEAGGGNHLLGFMFGNVDYSGDLDVDYLDEDAKEHLAALADKLGTSLTDIDLSVKSPQTHSDAAEQDYDDKAEDAVDYEDIDEQYEGPEVQTATEEDHLLPKKDYFSKEIAVTTLNNTASVFDDENYDEDDTEENNEQDVLGNSAEGQAFPETGKYNHDFKEACEGEKLAKDVIPSYSEELAKDVLPLDSPESEDFADFQESLALEESFDGKSSMPLPILCIEDGLPILRFSEIFGIHEPRKKKTEKRDHRYSVAKEKYNLDSSELLEDDEEDILRGSYKDFPWLKVACVTEDNISDDELGSFQGKGRIGATADDRKKDFCCSAEPMKSNMPQNLSADWSSPSCPKFYPLDQQDWEDGIIWGNSPASSAETAESFETSGPNFGASFDKEMDLEADSGTSELGIESNEKDKSSFIHLQSVSVEPFGSREISGQMDVPLLAGRFHPQLLRLESRLDANQQDNTEDGEYIAQEKISDALRRFSELTLLNKDVEEGSWLDNIIWEPEQAIAKPKLIYDLQDKQMLFEILDSKDSTSLQLHAGAMITTGLGKPNVGDSAELLHGGPTGRFNIANDKFYSNRKSSQQSKSHSKKRTAHVLKVLHSIPALKLETMKAKLSNKDLANFHRPKALWYPHDNEVVLKGQWKLPTQGPMKVILKSLGGKGSKLHVDFEETVSSLKAKASKKLDFKLTEPVKIFYLGRELEDHKSLAEQNVQPNSLLHLLRSKIYLLPRAQKLPGENKSLRPPGAFKKKSDLSVKDGHVFLMEYCEERPLLLGNVGMGARLCTYYQKSTPNDQTGVLMRNENNRLGSVLILDPADKSPFLGDIKPGCSQSSLETNMYRAPIFQHKVSSTDYLLVRTAKGKLSIRRIDRIDVVGQQEPHMEVMSPGSKGVQTYIMNRLSVYMYRKFHADEKRGVRPVIHADELSAQFPSLSEAFLRKRLRNCADMQRGSNGQLIWVMKNSFRIPSEEELRRMVTPENVCAYESMQAGLYRLKRLGITRLTQPTGLSSAMNQLPDEAIALAAASHIERELQITPWNLSSNFVACTNQDRGNIERLEITGVGDPSGRGLGFSYVRTTPKAPVSNAVTKKKAALAKGTTVTGTDADLRRLSMEAAREVLLKFNVPEDQIAKQTRWHRIAMIRKLSSEQAASGVKVDATTISKYARGQRMSFLQLQQQTREKCQEIWDRQVQNLSAVDGEEIESDAEVNSDLDSFAGDLENLLDAEECEEGDEGACDLKHDKIDGVKGLKMRRRPFQAQLEEEIEDEAAEAAELCRMLMDDEDADRKKKKKEKSVGERVGAPEAQPRFVMENTERGKKTTVTTKAVIKPDVLNAFKEDIAGDQSEGDGLAAKRSFSSKVKPKKKTDVAEMGLLKKKVKILADGIQNVKEKKSARESFVCGACGQLGHMRTNKHCPKYGEDVEPRPENADPEKASAKATLSEHADPPQQKPPMKKIVQRSATKIAVVETQEDEKSSSKAKVLKFKCGSTDKLPDKPTPATSLSSDKPVMSDGETGSKSVVKLNKLKFSNSMKSEETAVESRKPSILIKPLVEAGDKPRKKIVIKQSKDSSNAEDVSQEGSSGFEHRKMKKIVELSYADMYTDQGSYHFSEEASRRKSMQAKQRQWEEEERRRMVEREREERRMYEQQKAFEEQERLAEIRRYEDSLRTEREEEERQRAKKKKKQFQPKPEIRNDYLDDFPPRKTDKRILDRDRPSKRRPDPELGGRHGLEYTPSTKRRRLGEVGLSNILEGIVETLKGRKEVSFLFLKPVTKKEAPDYHKYVKRPMDLSTIREKARKLEYKNRDQFRHDMAQIAINAHLYNDNRNPGIPPLADQLLEICDFLLVENDALLSEAEASMDT
- the LOC116020628 gene encoding uncharacterized protein LOC116020628 → MATARTPPSSSSPPFQNINGKHHHNTMKQHRITTFFSPKLSIYLVATCAVLLILFQIQSLQTPSSSSSSSPSPRPQWPAFMRRWESLISNTTTTNLNRNDDNNCGKESTILSDQDVGPTETKESSTILSRKSVEPMETKESSTVLSGQGVGPNGAREFLDMDSVARKLRDSVTFLPLKDLRYSNAPLQGHTWFMSAMDDTQEEGEAQYQRFPSTASKGRVLCLRGRDRHDGAWNSYALAWRDALPNNATFLNGLTFVSYNHYDYGNIWHGLSAVVPFISWHIGNRCSSPARWVLYHWGELRAKMSNWLTTLLEATLHAPLNIETFEDGDGYSDDSVACFEDAVVMRHNEGGMSRDKRIETYDLLRCKARMHCNVSLEGRLSEVTGSGRLPVIGMTMFMRTGPRSFKNETAVIGIFEKECRKVEGCRFMVAYSNNLTFCEQVKVMSSTDILISPHGAQLTNMFFMDKNSSVMEFFPKGWLKLAGVGQLVYHWIASWSGMKHEGAWRDPDGDPCPYPDDDRRCMSIYKGGKIGYNETHFSDWAKRVLREVRMRKTEEASKKNGPAANGCSCG